The genomic segment TTACTTGACCAAGCTATTATTTTCTCGAAAGGAAGAGTTGCAACTTCTAGTGTTGTTGATATGCTAGGATTAATAAATCCAGCTTTAATGGAAAAAATTTTTAAAGTAATCTTGAATAAAGAAGATATAAATCCTTTACTTCCAGAACTTCAAGAATATGAAGTTGGTCAAATTTGTGATGAAATTGCAATTTTTTTAAAAGATAAAATGATTTCAAAAGATGTTAGATTTGATGTTACTTTATTTGATAGATTTTTTAGAATTTTAAGTGAAGCAAAATATCTTTTAGTTTTAAATAGTGACGATGGATTTGTATTAATTTTAACTTTACTTAAGTTAATTGAAGCAACAAATCTAAAAAGTATAGATGAAATCATAGAACAAATAGAAAAAACTCCTACAAAACCTGAAACTAAAAATGAGATTAATATAGAATCAAAATCTGAAATAAAGAAAGAATCAAAGAATCAAGAAACTGTTTTAGAAAATAATATTATAGAAAATATTAGTTTTGAAGATATATCTTATGTACCTTTTGAAGAAGAGACAAACAAAGATAGTGATAAATATCAAATATTAATAGAAAAAGTTTATGACAGGGACCCAATTTTAGGAGAATGTTTTGAAAAGAATTTTATTTTTGCTGGATTTTCAAACAATATTTTAAATATTATCTCTTATGCAAAAGATGAAGAGAGGCAACTACTATTCAAATATTTTGGGCTCATTAAAACATTTGCACAAGATATTTTTGGCTCAAATATTGAGTTAAATTTCAAAAAGGAGGAGGCCACCTTATTAAATGAGCCTACAAAAGAAAATGATAGTTTTTTAAATGAAACTGGTTCAATGATTGAAGATATAGAGTTAGGAAGTGGATGTGTTGCAGATATTACAAAAAGTAATAATGAAACAATATCTTCAAAAGAGTTACAAATTGATGATATTTTAAATTCAAAAATGCTAAATAAAGCAAAAGAGTTATTTGATATTAAAAAGATTAAAGTAAAATCGAGAAGTTGAAAATTAACTTTCAATTAATCAAAAAAAGATAGACTATAAAATTATTTAAAAGGAAAAAATATGAACAAACTTACAAAACTATTAGTTTTAAGCTCAATAGCAAGTGCATCTTTATTTGCAAATGACAATTTAGTAATTGATTTTGAGAAAAAAAGATTATCACAAAATCCAAATGTTAAAGCGAGTAATATAAAGATTTTTTATAAAAAAGAGCTTGAAATAAAAGGTTGGTATGGTTATATTTTGGATTTTGATGCCATAATTCAAGATAAAAATATGAAAGTTAAAGATACTTTATTTAGTGATGGAAAAGTTGTAGCAACAGATTTATTTGATATAACAACATCAAAATCACTTAAATCTACTATTGTTCCAAGTATAACAGATAAATACTACCAAAAATCAAAACTAATAGCTGGAAGTGAAAAAGCAAAAGATAAAATTGTTGTTTTTTCAGATCCTCTTTGCCCATTTTGTGCACAATATGTTCCAGAAGTTATTGAATTCGTAAATAAAAATAGTGATAATATTGCACTTTATTACTATGCTTTTCCTCTAACTCATATACATCCAGCATCTACAACTTTATCTAAATTGATTGATATAGCAAAAACGAAATTAGGACAAGAAGTTGTTTTAAAAGCATATAAAATTGACTGGTCAAAACATTTTGAACCATCAACAACAGATGAAAAAACTATTTTAGAAGCATTCAACAAAGAGTTACAAACAAATATTAAAATTCAAGATTTAAATAAAAAAGATATTATTAGTAATCTTGAAAAAGAGATATCATTTGGTGATAATCTTTTAGTTGGTGGAACTCCAACTATATATGTTAATGGTGAGATTGACCCAACTAAAGAGTTATATAAATCTTTAATTAAAAAATAAAAAGAGGAAATGATGGATAAACTTGTAATTGCAACCAGAAGAAGCCAACTAGCACTTTGGCAAAGTGAGTATATAAAAGCAGAGCTTTTAAAACACTATCCAAATATGGAAGTTGAGCTTCAAGAATTTGTTACAAAAGGAGACAAGATTCTAGATGTTCCTTTGGCAAAGATTGGAGGAAAAGGTCTTTTTACAAAAGAGCTTGAAGTTGCAATGCTTGAAGGAAGTGCTCATTTAGCTGTTCACTCTTTAAAAGATGTGCCAACACAGTTTGAAGATGGACTTGTTCTTGCTGCTGTTTCAAAAAGATTTAATCCTCAAGATGCACTTTTAAGTAACAAATACAAATCAATTGAAGAGTTACCAAAAGGTGCAGTTGTTGGAACTACAAGTTTAAGAAGAAGAATGGCTATTAAGATGTTAAGACCTGATATTGAACTTAAAGATTTAAGAGGAAATATCAATACAAGAATAGCAAAACTAAATGCTGGTGAGTATGATGCAATAATTCTTGCAGCAACTGGAATTGAGAAATTAAATCTTCAAAATGAAGTAAAATATTTTTCACCAATTTCAACAGATGTTATGATTCCATCTATGGGGCAAGCAACTTTAGGAATTGAAACAACAAATGATCCAAAAATTATTGAGATAGTTAAAGTTTTAAATGACAAAGATGCTCAAATTGAATCAACAATTGAAAGAGGTTTTGTTGATGCTCTACAAGGTGGTTGTCAAGTCCCAATTGGTGTAAAAGCTACAATACAAGATGAAAAATCTGTAAAAATATCTGCAATAGTTGGGCTTCCGGATGGAACAGAATATATAAAAGATGAAAAAATTGTAGACATAAATAGTTTTGAAAATGCTGGAAGAGAGTTTGCAAATGAGTTTATAAAAAAAGGTGCTGTTGAGCTTCTAAAAAGAGCTGAAACTATGGCTTTTAAATAGAAATAAAAAGCTAGTTTCTAGCTACACAATTATGATATATTATCTCTTTTAATTTTAAGGAGATACTATGAGAATAAATTTAGAAGAGACACTCTTTTGTTTAGTTGATGTTCAAGAAAAACTTTTTCCGCATATTGGAAATAAAGATGAGTTAGAGAGAACTCTTCCAATACTTGTAAAAGGTATGAAAACTTTAGATATTCCTATTATTGTAAATGAGCAGTATAAAAAAGGGATAGGTGAAACAATTCCTGTTTTAAAAGAGTTGGTTTCTGAATATACAGCTTATGAAAAAACTACATTTTCAGGATGCCAGTCAGATGAAATTTTAAATGCCTTTAAAAAATCTGGTAAAAATAATATCGTTGTTGCTGGAATAGAGACTCATGTTTGTGTTCTTCAAACTTGCATAGATTTACTTGAAAATGGTTTTAATGTAATTTTAGTAACAAACTGTTGTGGAAGTAGAACAAAGCTAGACCATAAAATTGCTATAAAAAGACTAGTTCAAGCAGGAGTAGTTCCTACAACTTATGAGTCGATTTTATTTGAATTAACTTTAGATGCAAAAAATCCAAACTTCAAAGCAATATCTTCACTTATAAAATAGTTTAAAATTGGGTTGAAAAACCCATTTTAAAAACTAATCTCTATTACAAATAGTTTTATAAAAACAATAAGTACAAATAGTTTTATCTTCTGTTTTACAAAAATTAATCTTATCTTTACTGTGAATTTTTAAATCATCAAAAATTGTTCTTAAGAGTTCTAATTTTTCATTTAAAACAACTTCTTGCTTCAAAGAATTTTCAAAGATATCATAATAAAAAGCTTTTATATTTGCAGATTCATACAAATTTTTTATTGCTAAGAAATAAAATTCTAGTTGAAAATCACATGATTTGTTATAAGTATTAATAGTATCAATTTTTAAACTTCTAGAAGTTTTATAATCTATTAGTTCATAACTATCTTCAAATTTATCAACTCTATCTATAACTCCAATTAATTCAAATCCATTAAAACTTATAGAAAATTTCTTTTCAATATCAACTATTTGCCTAGTTTTCAATCTATTTTTATCATCATCAAGAAGCTTTTTAATATTATGTTTAAAAATCTCTAAATCAAGAATTAAAAAAGGGTTATCACTTTTGTACTTTAAAAAAATCTCATCTATATTTGAATTTTCATTTTTATAATACTCTTCAAGAATACTATGAACTATATTACCCAGTTCAAAACTCTTTGGAAGCTTTGAAAGTGTATGTTCTTTTAGCTTTAAAATATAGTTTAAGTACCACTTTCTTTTGCACTCTAAAAACATTTTTAATCCACTTGCTGACCAAGACTGCTTTGTTAAATCAATACTTAACAAAATCTCTTCATCTTTATATTCAAGCTTTCTACTATTATATAAAATATCTTTGTATTCATTATCATTTGATGAAATTTTTATATCTCTAAACAACTCATAAGCAAACTTAGAAATATCCTCTTCTTTAGATTCAACATAAGAGATAAATATATTTTTTGAAGAATCAATCAATCTTTTATAATAGTATTTTTGAAGATTCTCTCTATCAATTTTTGTTGGTAAATTTGCTAAATATTTTACTTTAGTAGATAAAAACTTATCTTTTAATGAAATTTTTGGAATAAAAGAGTTATTAAAATCACAAATAATAATAGCATCAAAATCTATAAGTCTTGTTTCGAGAAGTCCCATAACTGTTATTTTTCCAGAATGTGCATCATCTAAAGATATTTTTGCTAATTTTTGAAGAAAAATTTTATAAATATCTTTTAGTCTCAAATCAAAATTTTGTGAAAAAAGTACAAAATTTAACTTATATATCATCTCATCATATTTTTCCAAAAGATCAATATTTTGCTCATTATTTTTCAAAAAATCTGTTATTTGTATAAATTTCTCTTTTTTACAAGGTTTATTCCAAAAATGTTTAATCTCTTTTTCTATAAATTCAAAATCCAAATCCAAGAACTTTAGATTTTCTATATTTTTTTGCTCATTTTCTAATATAAAATTATATATCCCATTTGCTTTTTGATATATATTTTTATTTAAAATACTCTTTCCCATAGAAAAGTTAAAATAGTTTTCTTTGTCAAAAAGCTCTAAAGTTGCAGCAAAACTCTCATCAGGTAATATTACTGCAATTTTATTTGGATTTATACCTAAATTAACACAATTAGCTATTGATGATTTTATATATGAAATTTGATTTAATCTTGAAGAGAAACCTTTAATTTCGATGTTTCTATTAACTTCTTCCGATAATAGTTCATTTATTATCTCTTTTCGAGAAAGATTAATCATATATTTATGATTAATCTTTAACTCAAAATCAATATTTTTAAATACTTGAAGAGATTTTTGATTATAAATATTTGAAAAAAAGTTTATTTTTAAATCTTTAGCTTGAGAAATTTTTATAATAATTTCAAACTCTTGTTTTGTAAAATACCCTTCAAAATATATTGTAATGTCTTCAAAAAGTTCTAAATAATCTAGATTTATCTTATAATTATCTTTTAAATTTAATCTATCAACAAATAAATTCTTATCCAAAAGTTCTTTATAATTTTTTAAAATTTCACCTAATATTTCCAAATGCTCTTTATAAAACTCATAAGTATCTTTTGTTTTAATATCATTTATATCAATACCTTCACTTGATATTTCTAAAAAAAATCTATATATATATTCGCTTTGAGTCAAAAATTTAGTAAAACTAGAACTAATTCCTAGTTTTTTAATGTCAATATCTTTTATAGCTTCACTTAAAAGAAGTATTCTTTGCTCTTCATCACAATAAATTTTATTTTCAAAGTATATAGATTTTTTTAAAAAATCATCAATTGTAAGGCAAGTTGGCAAAAGAGTATTTAGAGACTTTTTTGTCTCTAAATAGTTTCTAATTGCTCTTTGCGTAGGAAAAATTAGGAGTTTTTTTTTACTTAGCATTTGTTTTTATAAAGATAAATCCTGACTCATCTTCTACTTTAAAACTTCCTGTTATAATCCAATTTGTCTCTTCACTTAGATTAAAATTTGTAGTATAAATATTTTTATTATTCGTAAAGTTTTCATCTTTTAGATTCACATTACTATCATCTGACATAGTTTTAGTAATAAGTAAATCAATATTTAAAGGAACTATCTCTTTTGTTAACTTATTTAAAACTATAATTTTTAAGCTATTTTCTCCAATTTTTAAAACATTTTTATGTTTTGAATATTTTTCAATAACTCTTTGACCATATCTTATATCTTCTGTTGTAAGTGGAAAAATGTTTCCATTTAAATCTAATTCTAAACTATATTTTTCCAAAAAATTTATATTTGATGTCATTATAGAGTTATAATTTTCATCTACATATTGGTATTTTTGCATAAAACTTCTATCTTCTACAACAGGGGCTTGCATTGCTTTATATATTGTCCAAATAATCATATAAACAGTAAAAGCAAAAATTGCTATAAAATATAGTGGCCAATAATTTCTTTTTTTCATACTATTTTCTCTTTCGTAAAATTGCATAAATATATGCTAAAAGAGCAGCCAATAATACAAAATATATAAAAACTCTCCAGATTGTACTAGCAACTCTTCCTTGATTCCCAATATTACTCTCAAGTTCAATATTTTTAGAATCTGCCAATTTATCAGCTATTGCTGCATAGCCATTTAATACAGAAGCACTTATTTTTGAACCAACTGTATTTTTATCTTTTGATGCCAACAAAGGCACAACATAATCATCAAGGATTTCGTTTTTAT from the Aliarcobacter cryaerophilus ATCC 43158 genome contains:
- a CDS encoding DsbA family protein, with amino-acid sequence MNKLTKLLVLSSIASASLFANDNLVIDFEKKRLSQNPNVKASNIKIFYKKELEIKGWYGYILDFDAIIQDKNMKVKDTLFSDGKVVATDLFDITTSKSLKSTIVPSITDKYYQKSKLIAGSEKAKDKIVVFSDPLCPFCAQYVPEVIEFVNKNSDNIALYYYAFPLTHIHPASTTLSKLIDIAKTKLGQEVVLKAYKIDWSKHFEPSTTDEKTILEAFNKELQTNIKIQDLNKKDIISNLEKEISFGDNLLVGGTPTIYVNGEIDPTKELYKSLIKK
- the hemC gene encoding hydroxymethylbilane synthase — protein: MDKLVIATRRSQLALWQSEYIKAELLKHYPNMEVELQEFVTKGDKILDVPLAKIGGKGLFTKELEVAMLEGSAHLAVHSLKDVPTQFEDGLVLAAVSKRFNPQDALLSNKYKSIEELPKGAVVGTTSLRRRMAIKMLRPDIELKDLRGNINTRIAKLNAGEYDAIILAATGIEKLNLQNEVKYFSPISTDVMIPSMGQATLGIETTNDPKIIEIVKVLNDKDAQIESTIERGFVDALQGGCQVPIGVKATIQDEKSVKISAIVGLPDGTEYIKDEKIVDINSFENAGREFANEFIKKGAVELLKRAETMAFK
- a CDS encoding DNA polymerase III subunit gamma/tau gives rise to the protein MSANIKDDRVLALKYRPERFEDLIGQNTISQTLSLALDSKRLSHAYLFSGLRGSGKTSTARIMAKALLCENGPSSKPCEVCENCLSAKSGKHLDIIEMDAASNRGIDDIKELIEHTKYKPNIARYKVFIIDEVHMLTTQAFNALLKTLEEPPSFVKFILATTDALKLPATILSRTQHFRFNKISQNDVVHHLSHILNIENIEFEKDALEILARSGQGSLRDTLTLLDQAIIFSKGRVATSSVVDMLGLINPALMEKIFKVILNKEDINPLLPELQEYEVGQICDEIAIFLKDKMISKDVRFDVTLFDRFFRILSEAKYLLVLNSDDGFVLILTLLKLIEATNLKSIDEIIEQIEKTPTKPETKNEINIESKSEIKKESKNQETVLENNIIENISFEDISYVPFEEETNKDSDKYQILIEKVYDRDPILGECFEKNFIFAGFSNNILNIISYAKDEERQLLFKYFGLIKTFAQDIFGSNIELNFKKEEATLLNEPTKENDSFLNETGSMIEDIELGSGCVADITKSNNETISSKELQIDDILNSKMLNKAKELFDIKKIKVKSRS
- a CDS encoding PD-(D/E)XK nuclease family protein, which codes for MLSKKKLLIFPTQRAIRNYLETKKSLNTLLPTCLTIDDFLKKSIYFENKIYCDEEQRILLLSEAIKDIDIKKLGISSSFTKFLTQSEYIYRFFLEISSEGIDINDIKTKDTYEFYKEHLEILGEILKNYKELLDKNLFVDRLNLKDNYKINLDYLELFEDITIYFEGYFTKQEFEIIIKISQAKDLKINFFSNIYNQKSLQVFKNIDFELKINHKYMINLSRKEIINELLSEEVNRNIEIKGFSSRLNQISYIKSSIANCVNLGINPNKIAVILPDESFAATLELFDKENYFNFSMGKSILNKNIYQKANGIYNFILENEQKNIENLKFLDLDFEFIEKEIKHFWNKPCKKEKFIQITDFLKNNEQNIDLLEKYDEMIYKLNFVLFSQNFDLRLKDIYKIFLQKLAKISLDDAHSGKITVMGLLETRLIDFDAIIICDFNNSFIPKISLKDKFLSTKVKYLANLPTKIDRENLQKYYYKRLIDSSKNIFISYVESKEEDISKFAYELFRDIKISSNDNEYKDILYNSRKLEYKDEEILLSIDLTKQSWSASGLKMFLECKRKWYLNYILKLKEHTLSKLPKSFELGNIVHSILEEYYKNENSNIDEIFLKYKSDNPFLILDLEIFKHNIKKLLDDDKNRLKTRQIVDIEKKFSISFNGFELIGVIDRVDKFEDSYELIDYKTSRSLKIDTINTYNKSCDFQLEFYFLAIKNLYESANIKAFYYDIFENSLKQEVVLNEKLELLRTIFDDLKIHSKDKINFCKTEDKTICTYCFYKTICNRD
- a CDS encoding hydrolase, coding for MRINLEETLFCLVDVQEKLFPHIGNKDELERTLPILVKGMKTLDIPIIVNEQYKKGIGETIPVLKELVSEYTAYEKTTFSGCQSDEILNAFKKSGKNNIVVAGIETHVCVLQTCIDLLENGFNVILVTNCCGSRTKLDHKIAIKRLVQAGVVPTTYESILFELTLDAKNPNFKAISSLIK